The following nucleotide sequence is from Dehalogenimonas formicexedens.
GGTGAGTAATTGAATTGCCCGTTGTATCTCGACCCGTTTCGATTCGTTGACCTGAACTCCGGAAAATGACACTTGGTCGTCTAATATTGTTTTAATTATAATGGTGCCGAGTCCAGCTTTCAGGTCAGGCGAATCACTCGAATCATTGTTGACTGCGATTTCAATCCACTTTTTCGACTCCCAAATATCGCCTTTCTTGTAAAATAGGTAACCAATGGCATTGGCGATTTCTGAAACTTTCCGCAAGGGTTCTGGTACCCTTTTTAACGTTTCTTCGGGATGTTCGGCATCTGGAGCACATTGAATTAGAAGTGAATGTGCAATTGTGTTGGATGGGTTCAGTTCCAACGCTCTTTGTAAGAGAGGCAACGCCTGTTCCGGTGAGTCCAACAAAATCTGCCCAAGCGCAGCGTTAGTGAGAGCTTTCTCATCGGTCGGATTGTATTGCAATGCTTCGATAAGTAATCTAGCACTTTCCTGACGTTCGTTAAGCATTCCTTTCGCCGAACCAATATTGGTGAGAATTCGATATTTCACAATCGGGGGAGAATTTGCCCAAATCCTGTCTTTCAACGTAGAGAGATAACTGATAGCTTCGACTGCGCCAAATGCCTTCAACAAAGCCCTTGAATGGTCTATCTCGGCCTGGTATTCCGGAACCAGTATTGCTGATGAAATATCCACATATGAAATGCCGCTAATTAATTCGGTTTTGGGCTGTGTGAATGCCTTTGATTTAATTTCGCCCGTATCTTCCAAAACTCTCTGAAGGTCTTCTTTGACTTCGTTAATCGCCTCTCTAAGGGGTGATTCTGGACAAAAGCCACTATAATATTTCTCAACGATATCGGGGTACTCGTCTAATTTCTCTAAGATATCGTCCCAGCTCCATACACGGAACGGAAAAAGACCTTGTAAAAGATGTTTATCGGTAATGTTTCGGCCTAGTTGTTGGATTTTTGCATCTCTTTTGCCTGACGTCGCAATCGCAAAAGATTTTAGAGAAGGCTTAAACGATTTCGCCTTCTCTACTTCACTTTCAACTTCTTCTTCGGTTAGAGATTTCTCAGCGTAGTTGTCTTTTCCTTTGCATTGAACCCCAGCCCAAGATGTTCCCTGGTTTGGTCTGCCGAAAATGTCAACACCATGTTGTGGTTGTCCCTGCCTACCGTTCTTTTGAGTATCAGGGTCTTTCCAAATCGCTCTCCAAAGGTCACAACAAAGTGATTCAAAATCCTGCCAGTTCGCAGGAGGGGGAACCTGAAAGCTGGAAAGTCTGTCCATGTAGCTCCGCTCCGAAATGCCCGTTTGCGAGTCCCAGTCTGAGTTGGAGGGGCATCATCCCCCTAAAGCCGGTATTGATGGTTGTTTCGCGCAATTCTACCACTAGACAGCAGTGCCTTAAAGGATTATCCTTTTTTGAAAATCGGTTTGTGTCACGGAACCCCGATTGAATAGTGCTGATGTACACAATGAGTAGTTGCAGTCTCACGAATATATTGGCCGGGTCGAGTTGAACCCAATCAAGAAGTTTGGATTTGGATAAAGTAAAACGCCATGCCGACAGTCCATGACTTAATATATCTAAATCGAGACTTCCGTAAATTGCTTGAAACTGGATTGGAACGAGCCAGCCCATTTCCTCCTCATTGTTGGCCGTTGTTGTATTTGGCTGTGAAAATAGCTCGACACCAAGAAGCTCTCGAAGTCCTCGCTTTGAGGGATTTTGGTAGCGAGGGTGGAATAATCCTCAGAAGTATGTTTGAAGCGGCAGCCAACATACTCTGGATATCCAAAGACCCGGCACCGCGACTCACCAGATTCGTAGCCTTTCTCGCGTTTGACTCACAGAAATATCGGGATGCCTCACAAAAATGGGACGCCATGTCTCATCTGAGCGCCAAATACCGGCAGCGAATCGAGCAAGAGTTTGAACAGCTTAAAAAAGAAGCAAAACAAATCGGAGACGAATTCGGCTTCAAGTCTTATGAACACTGGTCGGGTCTGAGCCTAAAAACCATGTGTAAAGAGATTGGATGGCTAGAACGATACGATTTTTTATACAAAACCTACTCAGACGTCAGTCACTCGAATATTATCTCGTCCAATAAATATCTGAAATTCAGCGAATCAGGTGTCCGGCTTAACCGTGAACCGCAAGGTGATGAATGCGCGATGTGCCTGTGCGAGGCATATTATTATCTTTGGGCATCCTTCAGCTTCCTCGATATATTCCTGAACCTTGGGATGGAATCGATGCTCGAACATGCATACAGTAGAATACCAAAGACGTAGAAGAAAATAGCACATGAACAGTTCGGTTGGAGTCGATGTCAGTAAAGGCCGTTGGTTGGCAGTTCAACTTTTCGACGATGCATCTTGGGACGTCGACCTGTTCCCTACCTTCACAGAACTCTGGAAAAATTACCAAGAAGCGAAATGGATTCTTGTTGATATCCCCATCGGTTTAATCGATGAAGGAGCGCAGCGGGCTTGTGATACGATGGCTCGCTCTCTCCTGGGGGACCGTCAATTCTCGGTGTTTCAGGTCCCTTGTAGGGCAGCTTTGATGGCCGACTCCTGGGGGGAGGCTTGTGAAATCAACCGTAGTAAAACCGGGCGGCGAATGTCCAAACAAACTTATGCCATTATGCCGAAAATTCGAGAAGTCGATGAGTTCCTTCAAGCCACCGTTGAGGCTCGAAAAAAGATTTTGGAAATCCATCCCGAGCTGTGCTTCTGGGCATTAAACAATTCCAAACCCATGGAACACAACAAGAAAACGGAGCCTGGATTCAAAGAACGCTTAAATATTTTAAAGAAACACCAACCTAAAGTCGATGACATTCTTACCTGCGCCCTAGCTCAGCCCAACTGGAAAATCGCAAAAGATGATATCGTCGATGCTCTTGTTGGCGCTATGGTGGGTCTCCTTACTCAAGGACAACTCACAACTTTGCCCGACGACCCAACTCTTGATTCCACGGGCCTTGCCATGCAAATGGTGATTCCTGCAAAGACCTATATGCGAGGAGAAGCAAATGAACAATGACACGAATCTTACCCTTACGTTTGATGGCTCTTTTTTGGAAGACCACGCTCGTCTCATCATGACGGATGCAAAGACGGCTTTGGTTGAGTTAATTGCAAATTGCTGGGATGCGGGTGCAAACCGAATTGATATCGTTTGGCCTGACCCTGCGCCGGATAATCTTAAAATTAAAGACGATGGGATAGGGATGAGCCGTTCAGAATTTGAACGACGTTGGCTGAGGTTTAACTACGACAGGAAAAGAGAACAGGGAGAACAAGTCATATTTCCCGTGGGAAATATAGCTAGCCATAGGAGAGCTTTCGGTAGGAATGGCAAAGGCCGTTTTAGCATGTTTTGTTTTTCAAATGAATATTTTATCGAAACCTGGAAAGACGGAAAATCGAATACGTTTTGCGTGAAGCGAAATAACGGTTTATCCGCTCTGCCTTTTAATATCACTCATGTCAAAGAAATTGATAAACCCGGACATGGTACAGAAATATCTGGAGAACTCGTCAGGAACCACCTCTCGATTGACACAATCCGTGATTTGATTGGGTCTAAGTTCATTACCGACCCGACTTTCAATATTTATGTCAATGAAGAATTGGTAAAACTTACAGACCTTGAACATTTATTTGACAGGCAGACAATATTCGTCGCGGATGTTGGAGAAATTATAATCTCATGCATTGATAGCCATAAAGTCGGAAGAACGAGCAAACAACATGGAGTCGCTTGGTGGGTACAAAAAAGGCTCGTGGGTGAACCTTCGTGGAGAGGTTTTGATGATGATGCATATCTGGACGCTCGCTCCACTGAAGCCAAACGTTATACTTTCGTTGTGGAAGCAGACATTTTAATCGATGATGTAAGAGAGGATTGGGGCGAATTTAAGGATACAGAAAGGTTTAGGCAAGCTAACCGCGCTGTTAGGAATGCAGTTCTTAAAAAACTTCGCGAACTTATGGTTGATGAGCACAAATCTGCCAAAATGGCCGCTGTTCGCGAAAACAGAAGGGAAATGCAAAGCCTTTCACCCGATTCAAGACTTCATGTAGGTCAATTCATTGACACTGTTCAAGCAAGAATCCCCACTATCAACCAAAAGGTGCTTTCCACCACTGTAGAAATCCTTTCAAAATTGGAACAATCTCGTTCAAAGTACGCATTGCTGGACCAATTAATGAAACTGAATCCAGATGATATCGACAATTTAAATGACATTCTTTCAAATTGGTCAGTCCAAGAAGCTAGGATTGTGCTAAATGAGCTCCAAAACAGACTAAAGTTAATTGAATCTTTAACTGGGTTGGTCGATAACCCAGCCGCCGACGAGCTACATCAAATTCATCCCCTGTTTAGTCAAGGCCTTT
It contains:
- a CDS encoding DUF5677 domain-containing protein yields the protein MPTVHDLIYLNRDFRKLLETGLERASPFPPHCWPLLYLAVKIARHQEALEVLALRDFGSEGGIILRSMFEAAANILWISKDPAPRLTRFVAFLAFDSQKYRDASQKWDAMSHLSAKYRQRIEQEFEQLKKEAKQIGDEFGFKSYEHWSGLSLKTMCKEIGWLERYDFLYKTYSDVSHSNIISSNKYLKFSESGVRLNREPQGDECAMCLCEAYYYLWASFSFLDIFLNLGMESMLEHAYSRIPKT
- a CDS encoding DUF429 domain-containing protein — translated: MNSSVGVDVSKGRWLAVQLFDDASWDVDLFPTFTELWKNYQEAKWILVDIPIGLIDEGAQRACDTMARSLLGDRQFSVFQVPCRAALMADSWGEACEINRSKTGRRMSKQTYAIMPKIREVDEFLQATVEARKKILEIHPELCFWALNNSKPMEHNKKTEPGFKERLNILKKHQPKVDDILTCALAQPNWKIAKDDIVDALVGAMVGLLTQGQLTTLPDDPTLDSTGLAMQMVIPAKTYMRGEANEQ
- a CDS encoding ATP-binding protein, producing the protein MNNDTNLTLTFDGSFLEDHARLIMTDAKTALVELIANCWDAGANRIDIVWPDPAPDNLKIKDDGIGMSRSEFERRWLRFNYDRKREQGEQVIFPVGNIASHRRAFGRNGKGRFSMFCFSNEYFIETWKDGKSNTFCVKRNNGLSALPFNITHVKEIDKPGHGTEISGELVRNHLSIDTIRDLIGSKFITDPTFNIYVNEELVKLTDLEHLFDRQTIFVADVGEIIISCIDSHKVGRTSKQHGVAWWVQKRLVGEPSWRGFDDDAYLDARSTEAKRYTFVVEADILIDDVREDWGEFKDTERFRQANRAVRNAVLKKLRELMVDEHKSAKMAAVRENRREMQSLSPDSRLHVGQFIDTVQARIPTINQKVLSTTVEILSKLEQSRSKYALLDQLMKLNPDDIDNLNDILSNWSVQEARIVLNELQNRLKLIESLTGLVDNPAADELHQIHPLFSQGLWIFGPEYESIQFISNVTLLRVIQDLFQDNQTVKLDNPKRRPDFVILPNSTIGVYASDDFNRKGEVNGFAKVLIIELKKGGSEITVKERRQAEDYVLELRKSGKIQPTTELVAVVLGSRVSGDCTEVNWPEQNTRITPYSYSVILRFAHARTFNLLEKIRKAKDIELSDPEIDRVLQVETQSQFV